The proteins below are encoded in one region of Leishmania mexicana MHOM/GT/2001/U1103 complete genome, chromosome 27:
- a CDS encoding putative dual specificity protein phosphatase yields the protein MQPKVNKLSPQRKNTVHHLPDDDINLFFRVLRFLSAHPHLATLDKATERLDGADSSRSTTPSAPVARRGVQCTQTGTNASVNDRVPTPPVLREPLEEFRMMATNLPIDQEGLEVARKTVCELLEGLCHKLADPAITKELRQRVLLTDENELLGNSSNRSGALGSSAVACGAIRSLGSFGVDSLNQMQEIVPGLWCGSYHPGTDRELMKRHGITHVCCCIDTPPSFPGDFKYMRLSADDRPDYDMTPHFAHTFEFIEDALVKNHGGVLVHCGAGISRAPTVVSAYLMRKLRLCSSAAIYLVQQHRPCASPNTGFRQQLYEYGMRIGVSEQGPAARRELASESIWRAGNALRRA from the coding sequence ATGCAGCCCAAGGTGAACAAAttgtcgccgcagcggaagaACACCGTTCACCATCTCCCCGATGATGACATAAACCTTTTCTTCCGCGTGCTGCGCTTTCTCTccgcccacccccacctcgcCACCCTCGACAAGGCCACGGAGCGCCTCGATGGGGCCGACAGCAGCCGATCCACTACTCCGTCCGCGCCGGTCGCCAGACGCGGCGTGCAGTGCACCCAAACTGGAACGAACGCCTCCGTGAACGACCGAGTTCCAACGCCGCCCGTACTGCGAGAACCGCTGGAAGAGTTCCGCATGATGGCGACGAATTTGCCCATCGACCAGGAAGGGCTTGAGGTGGCGCGCAAGACTGTGTGTGAGCTTCTGGAGGGGCTCTGCCACAAGCTTGCAGATCCTGCCATCAcgaaggagctgcggcagagggTACTGCTGACGGACGAGAACGAGCTTCTGGGAAACTCGAGCAACAGAAGCGGCGCACTGGGCAGCTCTGCCGTGGCGTGCGGCGCCATACGTAGTTTAGGCAGCTTTGGCGTCGATAGCCTCAACCAGATGCAAGAAATTGTCCCTGGTCTGTGGTGCGGCTCCTACCACCCAGGGACCGACCGCGAGCTGATGAAGCGCCACGGCATCACAcacgtgtgctgctgcattGACACGCCGCCAAGCTTCCCGGGGGACTTTAAATACATGAGGCTGTCGGCGGACGACCGCCCCGACTACGACATGACGCCGCATTTTGCGCACACCTTTGAGTTCATCGAGGACGCGCTGGTGAAGAACCATGGCGGTGTGCTCGTGcactgcggcgctggcatCTCTCGCGCGCCGACGGTGGTGTCAGCTTATCTGATGCGGAAGCTGCGCCTTTGCTCGTCTGCTGCCATTTATCTTgttcagcagcaccgcccgtGTGCGTCGCCAAACACTGGTTTCCGGCAACAGTTGTACGAGTACGGCATGAGGATTGGTGTGAGTGAGCAGGGACCGGCGGCGCGTAGGGAGCTGGCGAGCGAGAGCATTTGGCGTGCGGGGAATGCTCTGAGGAGGGCGTAA
- a CDS encoding putative ribosomal protein L11: MLRRSAVRYLKARPKTVSIEPGSNRFLDPNVEAKAKDIFAVPEFPNKAVLHNWRFFIKAGKAATGPPVGQEFSKLGLKAMDFAKAFNDRTKPHFKDDIELIVRIQVYFDKSYIFRIEPPPTAWFLLRAIRKKRGETGPVVLRGNYCAYLTLEMCYEIAKMKQMSWGKVEYPPIEVRVRRVVGQARRMGIAIIGIDTAHSSPVKGMTEKQYLEESEKYRKVHMIQYEALKAKELELAPLIERLHRPNMAPLTNTQLEEGLKDANLLNALWKSSHPKSLFAQDTRDREMARRYLNTRGWFKEMTSEEMRVVFLNYRLPEQDRQRQLNMTDGQAQSQTYWSRDAASPQ, translated from the coding sequence ATGTTGCGACGTAGTGCGGTGCGGTACCTCAAGGCACGACCAAAGACGGTCAGCATCGAGCCAGGTAGCAACCGATTTCTCGATCCCAATGTGGAGGCAAAGGCGAAGGACATCTTCGCCGTACCGGAGTTTCCGAacaaggcggtgctgcacaaCTGGCGTTTCTTCATCAAGGCTGGCAAGGCCGCAACGGGGCCGCCGGTTGGCCAGGAGTTCTCGAAGCTGGGACTGAAGGCGATGGACTTCGCCAAGGCGTTCAACGACCGCACCAAGCCGCACTTCAAGGACGATATCGAGCTCATTGTGCGCATTCAGGTGTACTTCGACAAGTCGTACATCTTCCGCATcgagccgccgccgacggcgtggTTTCTGTTGCGCGCGATTCGCAAGAAGAGAGGCGAGACGGGCCCTGTTGTTCTGCGGGGCAACTACTGTGCCTACCTCACCCTAGAAATGTGCTACGAGATCGCCAAGATGAAGCAGATGTCGTGGGGAAAGGTCGAGTACCCACCGATcgaggtgcgtgtgcggcgtgTCGTTGGTCAGGCGAGGCGCATGGGCATTGCTATCATCGGCATCGACACCGCGCACAGCTCGCCCGTGAAGGGCATGACGGAGAAGCAGTACCttgaggagagcgagaagtACCGCAAGGTGCACATGATACAGTAcgaggcgctgaaggcgaaggagctCGAGTTGGCCCCGCTGATTGAGCGTCTGCATCGACCGAACATGGCCCCGCTGACAAACACGCAACTTGAGGAGGGCCTGAAGGATGCGAACCTGCTGAACGCGCTGTGGAAGTCGTCTCACCCCAAGAGCCTCTTCGCGCAGGACACGCGCGATCGCGAAATGGCGCGCCGCTACCTGAACACGCGCGGCTGGTTCAAAGAAATGACATCGGAGGAGATGCGTGTGGTATTTCTGAATTACCGCCTGCCCGAGCAGGatcgccagcggcagctgaaCATGACAGACGGACAGGCGCAGTCGCAGACCTACTGGTCGCGTGATGCCGCGTCACCGCAGTAA